Proteins encoded by one window of Salmonirosea aquatica:
- a CDS encoding carboxypeptidase regulatory-like domain-containing protein, translating into MKNVSLLLPLFLCWFAPPTLAQNPTQVNIRGTVVDSAQHALDGATVMLLSGRDSSLVSFARSQGSGGFEFKNVANEGYLLQITYVGLQKYRQPVSKQPNETLDLGTLTLLPIPKDLDEVVIRGERAPVQIKQDTIEYNAGSFKVQPNAVVEDLLKRLPGVEVDRDGTVRAQGQQVQRVTVDGKEFFGRDPKIATRNLPADAIDKVQVLDRKSDQAQFTGIDDGQREKAINLTLKEEKKNMTFGNLTGGGGPDSRYALRGNVNRFSKTKQLSFLGMGNNVNQQGFSMDDYLNFTGASQRMMSGQGGVRVQINSDEDAAIPLNFGGRTNGYLTNWAGGVNFNNQIRPKTEVNGSYFYNQLGQDIDRIANRQSFLPAGTIGSIQNTNQHTGNITHRGNLVLDQKIDSLNSFRWTNRFDYRRNSASVLGESRAFGANGQLENEGTRTSTSQSDGIRLNSDLLLRHRFAKKGRTISSNLTFGLDQSDREGTLRATNRFFECGTEPVRVDSLRQVNEQTNDQQNFGATLSYTEPLGNRRYLELNYAWQKTLNNLDRKVYDLTGEGPTRRLNSQLSNAYRNDFTYQRGVSICGPASRNTMLRWV; encoded by the coding sequence ATGAAAAATGTTTCCCTTCTTTTACCCTTGTTCCTCTGCTGGTTTGCCCCTCCGACTCTCGCCCAGAATCCAACCCAAGTTAATATTCGAGGTACGGTAGTAGACTCCGCCCAGCACGCCCTCGACGGCGCTACCGTTATGCTTCTGAGCGGGCGCGATTCTTCTCTGGTTTCTTTTGCCCGCTCGCAGGGCAGCGGAGGTTTTGAATTTAAAAATGTTGCCAACGAGGGGTACCTGCTGCAAATTACCTATGTAGGCTTGCAGAAATACCGTCAGCCCGTTTCCAAACAGCCCAATGAAACGCTGGACCTGGGTACCTTGACGCTGTTGCCCATTCCGAAAGACCTGGATGAGGTGGTGATCCGGGGCGAGCGTGCTCCGGTGCAGATCAAGCAGGACACCATCGAGTACAACGCCGGCTCTTTCAAGGTACAGCCCAACGCCGTGGTGGAAGACCTGTTGAAACGCCTGCCGGGCGTGGAGGTCGACCGCGACGGTACCGTGCGGGCGCAGGGCCAGCAAGTGCAGCGCGTTACGGTGGACGGCAAAGAGTTCTTTGGTCGTGATCCCAAGATAGCCACCCGCAACCTACCCGCCGACGCCATCGACAAGGTACAGGTACTGGATCGGAAATCGGACCAGGCGCAGTTTACGGGCATTGACGACGGGCAACGCGAAAAAGCCATCAACCTCACCCTGAAAGAGGAAAAGAAAAACATGACGTTCGGCAACCTGACGGGCGGCGGTGGCCCCGACAGCCGCTACGCACTGCGGGGAAATGTTAACCGCTTTTCCAAAACCAAGCAGCTTTCGTTTTTGGGAATGGGAAATAATGTGAACCAGCAGGGATTTTCCATGGACGACTACCTCAACTTTACCGGCGCTTCGCAGCGCATGATGTCGGGGCAGGGGGGCGTGCGCGTTCAGATCAACAGCGACGAGGATGCGGCCATACCCCTGAATTTTGGCGGACGTACCAATGGGTACCTTACCAACTGGGCCGGGGGCGTGAACTTCAACAATCAGATTAGGCCCAAAACGGAGGTGAATGGCAGCTACTTCTACAATCAGCTGGGTCAGGACATCGACCGTATTGCCAACCGCCAGTCGTTCCTGCCAGCCGGTACCATCGGGAGTATTCAGAATACCAATCAGCATACCGGCAACATAACCCACCGAGGCAATCTGGTGCTCGACCAGAAGATTGATTCGCTGAATTCTTTTCGCTGGACCAACCGCTTCGACTACCGCCGCAACAGCGCCTCGGTACTGGGCGAAAGCCGGGCGTTCGGGGCCAACGGACAACTGGAAAACGAAGGTACCCGCACCAGTACTTCGCAGAGCGACGGTATCCGCCTGAACTCCGACCTGTTGCTGCGCCACCGCTTTGCCAAAAAAGGCCGTACGATTTCGTCCAATCTCACCTTTGGGCTGGATCAGAGCGATCGGGAGGGTACCCTGCGGGCTACCAACCGCTTTTTCGAATGCGGTACCGAACCCGTGCGGGTGGATAGTCTGCGGCAGGTCAATGAGCAGACCAACGACCAGCAGAATTTCGGAGCCACGCTTTCCTATACCGAGCCTCTGGGCAACCGCAGGTACCTTGAGCTGAACTATGCCTGGCAGAAAACCCTGAACAACCTGGATCGCAAGGTATATGATCTTACTGGCGAAGGACCAACCCGCCGTCTGAACAGTCAGTTGAGCAACGCGTACCGCAACGACTTTACGTACCAGCGCGGGGTTTCAATCTGCGGGCCAGCCAGCAGAAATACAATGCTTCGCTGGGTATGA
- a CDS encoding outer membrane beta-barrel protein, with protein MSVQQSVLRGELTLRDVDIDRSFLNALPNGRFQYNFSTTRNLNLTYDTDVREPSIQQLSPVVDNSDPLNIYEGNPNLRPEYNHRLTMQFFDFNQLRFSNLFGYLNFTYTANRITDSQQIDERLVRTFRPVNVRNDYTVTGDVSKGFRIKPISTRVNVSTNLLYNRSITPVNGTDNQTRRLVSRSTLRMEYRYKEVFDISASARLTYNQTAYSLNTGLNQRFTNQNYDVEANWQLGKIVRLSSTLDYAVYNFPDSDFSQKVPLWNASVAKSFLKNKRGEVKLSAVDLLNRNVVINRVAQANFVQDERTLSLQRYFLLSFTYSLGIQRPPQSGGIRILRGG; from the coding sequence ATGAGCGTGCAGCAGTCGGTGCTTCGGGGCGAACTGACACTGCGCGATGTGGATATCGACCGCAGCTTTCTGAACGCCTTGCCGAATGGCCGCTTCCAGTATAATTTTTCCACGACCCGCAACCTCAATCTGACCTACGACACCGATGTACGCGAGCCGTCTATCCAGCAGCTTTCGCCCGTGGTGGACAACAGCGATCCACTCAATATTTACGAAGGAAACCCCAACCTACGGCCCGAGTACAACCACCGGTTGACGATGCAGTTTTTTGACTTCAACCAACTGCGGTTCAGCAATCTGTTCGGGTACCTGAATTTTACCTACACAGCCAACCGCATCACCGACAGCCAGCAGATCGACGAGCGGCTGGTGCGTACCTTCCGCCCCGTAAATGTGCGGAACGACTATACGGTTACGGGCGACGTGTCGAAGGGTTTTCGGATCAAGCCCATCAGTACCCGCGTGAATGTAAGTACCAACCTGCTGTACAACCGCTCCATCACGCCCGTCAACGGTACCGACAACCAGACCCGCCGCCTCGTAAGCCGGAGTACCCTGCGGATGGAGTACCGCTACAAGGAAGTATTCGATATTTCGGCCAGCGCCCGCCTGACCTACAACCAGACGGCCTACTCGCTCAATACCGGTCTGAACCAGCGCTTTACCAACCAGAACTACGATGTGGAAGCCAACTGGCAACTGGGCAAAATCGTCAGACTCAGTTCTACACTCGACTATGCGGTTTACAATTTTCCTGATTCGGATTTCAGCCAGAAGGTACCCCTCTGGAATGCGTCGGTGGCGAAGTCGTTCCTGAAAAACAAGCGGGGCGAAGTGAAGCTCTCGGCGGTGGATTTGCTCAATCGCAATGTGGTCATCAACCGCGTGGCCCAGGCCAACTTCGTGCAGGATGAGCGGACACTCTCGCTGCAACGGTACTTCCTGCTCAGCTTTACCTATTCGCTGGGAATTCAGCGGCCCCCACAAAGCGGCGGCATTCGCATACTACGGGGAGGCTGA
- a CDS encoding GLPGLI family protein produces the protein MKKTMLGFLIALSYLGNAVAQQNEGIVGYDQKINMHRRLPDESMKAMVPEFRINKMQLAFRGGESLYKAVAVNDANEEATDAGGNTVRMVIRVPLSEVYRNFDQKKNVELRELAGQKFLIQDELRQIPWKLTGESKKINGYDCMQATYANPERKQSFVAWFADAIPVPSGPAGYGGLPGLILELDMNEGEMIYTAANLTFKKLEDGDLKVPSGGKKVTETEFNKIRDDYMKEAGGIGGVRIFRN, from the coding sequence ATGAAAAAGACAATGCTAGGTTTCCTAATTGCCCTAAGCTACCTAGGCAACGCCGTAGCGCAGCAGAACGAAGGGATTGTAGGCTATGACCAGAAAATCAACATGCACCGGCGGCTGCCCGACGAATCCATGAAGGCCATGGTACCTGAATTCCGCATTAACAAAATGCAACTGGCTTTCCGGGGAGGAGAATCATTGTATAAAGCGGTGGCCGTCAACGATGCCAACGAGGAAGCCACTGACGCGGGAGGCAATACGGTACGGATGGTGATCAGGGTACCCTTGAGCGAAGTATATCGTAATTTTGATCAGAAAAAAAACGTGGAACTGCGTGAGCTGGCCGGACAGAAATTCCTGATTCAGGACGAATTACGGCAAATTCCCTGGAAGCTCACCGGCGAGTCGAAGAAGATAAACGGCTACGACTGCATGCAGGCTACCTACGCGAACCCCGAGCGGAAGCAGAGCTTCGTAGCGTGGTTTGCCGATGCTATCCCGGTACCCAGCGGTCCGGCGGGTTACGGCGGCTTGCCGGGGCTGATTCTGGAATTGGATATGAATGAAGGCGAAATGATTTATACGGCGGCCAACCTAACTTTTAAAAAACTGGAAGACGGCGATCTGAAGGTACCCTCGGGGGGAAAAAAGGTGACGGAGACGGAATTCAATAAAATCCGTGACGATTATATGAAGGAAGCGGGCGGTATTGGAGGAGTGCGTATATTTAGGAATTAG
- a CDS encoding sensor histidine kinase, producing MKNSRRRIVPAVLMAASLVLLAAFQAFWLRKEYFEQKNLLQKEAFLLFQSTVQALEDSVLQQKVSVSFREQKVEEKKGSSLKKRGTVPQKSDTLLFFKRRTAAPTDFHEAFSDLQAREMKIFKSRDSSGDSLTGTLPARRVFVRDSAGYTNIEVRIMASTDKLDSVKQMMVGVLKPIQSRILSQREDSSVTTSPPGHRFVIRLGNDSLKLGDLRTGYAQRLQKANLNLPFTVRRSPGPSADSLAGTLPSLSVMTSSSMPMGSKYSASLAEYRSYLFRKVMPQILVSVFLLAITALAFAVIYRTMQRQQRLMALKNDFISNVTHELKTPIATVSVALEALQNFGAARDPEKIREYLAVSKTELDRLAMLVDKVLKIAQQEQHSLTLSPEQLDMDQLVQQVLHTMKPQFEKYGAQYRYERDGEEFCLTADRVHLTHVLYNLLDNALKYSQGAPEITVRLGRQSGYLRLEVADRGMGISEAYRHKIFEKFFRVPTGNTHDVKGYGLGLSYAASVLKAHRGRIEVESELEQGSRFMLFLPLTPSQVSSYSVPPTHDPHQTTVR from the coding sequence ATGAAAAATTCCCGCAGGAGAATAGTACCCGCTGTTCTGATGGCCGCCAGTCTCGTATTGCTGGCGGCTTTTCAGGCCTTCTGGCTGCGTAAAGAATACTTCGAACAGAAAAATCTGCTGCAAAAAGAAGCCTTCCTGTTGTTTCAATCGACCGTTCAGGCCCTGGAAGACTCTGTGCTCCAGCAAAAGGTATCAGTATCCTTTCGGGAGCAGAAGGTCGAAGAGAAAAAAGGATCATCATTGAAAAAACGGGGGACGGTACCTCAAAAGAGTGATACGCTATTATTTTTCAAAAGAAGAACTGCCGCGCCGACCGATTTCCATGAAGCCTTTTCCGACCTACAGGCCCGGGAAATGAAAATCTTTAAGTCGCGTGATAGCTCGGGTGATTCGCTGACGGGTACCCTTCCGGCCCGGCGGGTTTTCGTACGCGATTCGGCAGGATATACCAATATAGAAGTCCGGATCATGGCCTCTACCGACAAGTTGGATTCGGTAAAACAAATGATGGTCGGGGTTTTGAAGCCGATTCAGAGCCGGATTCTCTCGCAACGGGAAGACTCCTCGGTCACGACTTCACCGCCCGGCCACCGGTTCGTGATCCGGCTGGGCAATGATTCCCTGAAACTCGGCGACCTGCGGACCGGTTATGCGCAACGGTTGCAGAAAGCCAACCTTAACCTACCCTTCACCGTTCGGCGCAGTCCTGGTCCTTCTGCCGATAGTCTTGCCGGTACTTTGCCGAGCTTGTCCGTCATGACCAGCAGCAGCATGCCCATGGGATCGAAGTATTCGGCGAGCCTGGCCGAATACAGGTCCTATCTGTTCCGCAAGGTTATGCCGCAAATCCTGGTTTCAGTATTCCTGCTGGCTATCACGGCCCTGGCCTTTGCGGTCATTTACCGTACTATGCAACGCCAGCAACGATTGATGGCACTGAAAAATGATTTTATCAGCAACGTCACCCACGAACTCAAAACGCCCATCGCCACGGTGAGCGTAGCCCTGGAAGCTTTGCAAAATTTTGGTGCCGCCCGCGATCCGGAGAAAATCAGGGAGTACCTGGCCGTATCTAAAACCGAACTGGATCGCCTGGCCATGCTGGTGGACAAAGTGCTGAAAATCGCGCAACAGGAGCAGCATAGTCTGACGCTTTCACCCGAGCAACTGGATATGGATCAGCTGGTACAGCAGGTACTGCATACTATGAAGCCTCAGTTTGAAAAGTACGGGGCACAGTACCGATATGAGCGGGACGGAGAAGAGTTTTGCCTGACGGCCGATCGGGTGCACCTGACCCATGTGCTTTACAATCTGCTGGACAACGCTCTGAAATATAGCCAAGGCGCTCCAGAAATAACCGTCCGGCTAGGCAGGCAGTCCGGGTACCTGCGGCTGGAAGTGGCCGACCGGGGAATGGGAATTTCCGAGGCCTACCGCCATAAAATTTTCGAAAAATTCTTTCGGGTACCTACCGGCAATACGCATGACGTCAAAGGCTACGGCCTTGGCCTCAGCTATGCAGCCAGCGTGTTGAAAGCGCACCGCGGGCGCATTGAAGTAGAAAGTGAACTGGAGCAGGGTAGTCGCTTTATGCTTTTTTTACCGCTGACCCCGAGTCAGGTTTCATCGTATTCTGTACCTCCGACCCATGACCCGCATCAAACTACTGTACGTTGA
- a CDS encoding response regulator transcription factor — MTRIKLLYVEDEPFLGKIVKESLESRDFEVCMVADGAEVMARYESVRPDLCLLDVMLPHRDGYELAREIRARNPAIPLLFLTAKTQTEDVLKGFESGGNDYIRKPFSMEELIVRIRNLYRMAQPNGQRAPQEMERIQLGSYTFFPQQYELHRSGEVRKLSHRETELLSILVENRNFKVQRRDILLRVWGDDSFFNSRNLDVYITRLRDYFRDDPTLEIMTLKGVGYLFKGVEAFSPS; from the coding sequence ATGACCCGCATCAAACTACTGTACGTTGAGGACGAGCCTTTTTTGGGCAAAATTGTGAAGGAAAGCCTCGAAAGCCGCGACTTTGAGGTGTGCATGGTGGCCGACGGGGCCGAAGTGATGGCCCGGTACGAAAGCGTCCGGCCCGACCTGTGCCTGCTGGATGTGATGCTCCCGCACCGCGACGGCTACGAGCTGGCCAGGGAAATCCGCGCCCGTAATCCGGCCATTCCATTGCTATTCCTGACGGCCAAAACCCAGACCGAAGACGTTTTGAAAGGGTTCGAATCGGGTGGAAATGACTACATCCGAAAACCTTTCAGTATGGAGGAACTCATCGTTCGGATCCGGAATCTCTACCGGATGGCACAGCCCAACGGGCAGCGCGCTCCGCAGGAAATGGAGCGGATACAGCTGGGCAGTTATACGTTTTTTCCGCAGCAATATGAGCTGCACCGGAGCGGGGAGGTACGCAAACTTTCGCATCGCGAGACGGAATTGCTGAGTATTCTGGTCGAAAACCGGAATTTCAAAGTACAGCGGCGGGACATTCTGCTGCGGGTGTGGGGCGACGACTCCTTCTTCAATTCACGAAACCTGGATGTGTACATCACCCGTCTGCGCGATTACTTCCGGGACGATCCCACTCTGGAGATTATGACGCTGAAGGGGGTAGGGTACCTTTTCAAAGGCGTGGAAGCCTTCTCTCCCTCTTAG